AGTTAGCTCGCGAATTGGCCAAGCAACCAGCCATTTATTTGCTGGACGAACCGACCACGGGGCTGGACGTGGAAACGATTGAAAAGTTATTTACTTACTTGCACGCTCGTGCTGAAGCCGGCGCATTGGTGTTAATTGCTAGTCACGATTTAACCAGCGTGGAAGCATACGCCAATCAGCTGATTTTGCTGGATCAGGGCCAAGTTCAATACCAAGGTTCGTTAGCCACGTTCATCAATAACGGTAAGACTGCATCTACTGTGCAGGTCACGATAGCAAATGAAAATGCTTCGAGAATGCTACCCCAAGCGGGATATCAGGTTACTTCGGATGGCACGATTACGGTATCACAAGGTGAGTTACTGGAGCTGTTGCAATTTCTAACGGATCACCAGTTAGCAGTCGACAAAATCGAAACCATTCAACCAAATCTGCGTACCCGGTATCTCCAGTTCAAACGGGAGGAGGCCGCTGATGAATCCTAGTTAATTTCGCCGCCAATCCTTGGAACTACGGGGATTACTAGTGGTGGTTCTCAACGAGATTCAAGCCTTTCGCAGTAACTTAGGTCTGTTGGTGTCCATGACGATGCAACCCATTCTGTATTTTGCCTTTTTGGTGATGGGGATTTCGGCAACGACTGGTTCCGTTCAGTATGCCGGGCACCGAATTTCGTACGCAATGTATGCTGTGATGGGAGTCATTGGCTTAATCATGATGACACAGATGTCACAGGCGATTTACCGGAGCACCGTGGACAAACAATTTGGCTTGCTGGCGGTTAAGTTTATGAGTGGAGTCCGTCCCGGTTATTACATTATGGGGATGAGCATTTTTCCCATTCTAGGCTACTTTTACCAGTGCGCTATCTTAACGTTATTAGCGCTTGCCATTGGAATTGGAATTAAGCTCGCTGATTTTAGCATGGCAATCCTCGTCGGATCCTTCTTTTTGTTGTTTTGGAGTTCGTTAGGAATTATTTGCAGTGCGTGGTTTAAGAACTATCAACAGCGGGACGTGGTGATGCAACTGGTATTTTCTCCGATTGCCTTCACAGCGCCGTCGTTTTACGTGGACGGGCATGGACCCGCTTATCTACGGCTATTAGCTAATCTTAATCCGTTAACGTATCAGCTCCGGGCGTTACGCTCGGTGGCGTACGGTAATTTTGATTTAGCGGTGTTATTAGTGGGATTACTACCCACCGTTTTGATGCTGATACTGGCGACGGTGATTTTAAAGCATCTACCGTTAACTCTACAGGAACACTAACCAAAACAACCACTCGCATTTGCGGGTGGTTGTTTTAATTTGCTTGGGATTAAATGGTTAAAGCTCATCTCGCCACAACGGCTGTGACATACAACGAGCACCACCGCGACCGCGAGCTAGTTCCGAAGAGGGGATTTCGTGGACGGTCAATCCGTGCGACCGCATCAATTGAATGGAGCGGTAGTTCCGGTCATAGGTGATGACCTCGCCGGGAGCAATTGCCAGGTTATTTGACCCGTCGTTCCACTGTTCCCGTGGTGCAATGATTGCGTCACCACCGCCAGTTTCAATCAGGTCGATTTCACTGAGCCCAAGGGCTTCCTTTAAGACCGGTTGTAAATGATGCGCCTGTTTAATTTTTACGCCTTCTTTCCCGTTGGGACGCAAGATTTCAATGTTTAATTGATAATCCTGGTCCATAATACCAGGGAAAATGGTAAATTGATCGCGATTA
This genomic stretch from Fructilactobacillus carniphilus harbors:
- a CDS encoding metal ABC transporter ATP-binding protein; its protein translation is MPKIELHTPRLGYSATQVVLRDVDLTLTGGNFYALVGSNGAGKSTLMKIMVGVLKPLSGRVRMTVTDAKQPVFGQIGFCPQFPLVDWYTRVRDNVRLGPLLAGQSWKTSRKNVQASLRLLGIERLQKAAMDHISGGQQQRVQLARELAKQPAIYLLDEPTTGLDVETIEKLFTYLHARAEAGALVLIASHDLTSVEAYANQLILLDQGQVQYQGSLATFINNGKTASTVQVTIANENASRMLPQAGYQVTSDGTITVSQGELLELLQFLTDHQLAVDKIETIQPNLRTRYLQFKREEAADES
- a CDS encoding ABC transporter permease, with the translated sequence MVVLNEIQAFRSNLGLLVSMTMQPILYFAFLVMGISATTGSVQYAGHRISYAMYAVMGVIGLIMMTQMSQAIYRSTVDKQFGLLAVKFMSGVRPGYYIMGMSIFPILGYFYQCAILTLLALAIGIGIKLADFSMAILVGSFFLLFWSSLGIICSAWFKNYQQRDVVMQLVFSPIAFTAPSFYVDGHGPAYLRLLANLNPLTYQLRALRSVAYGNFDLAVLLVGLLPTVLMLILATVILKHLPLTLQEH